Part of the Amblyraja radiata isolate CabotCenter1 chromosome 27, sAmbRad1.1.pri, whole genome shotgun sequence genome is shown below.
tacttacctaacgttcctttccttcaggctcgtagtgggagcgcctgactcccgcctgctgctgttgcactgctggcgttaatgccgcgcatgcgtgctgagcgggttcttcacggaatcactcacgtgactccgaagtaaaattaagatCGTATACATACAAATTTGACTATGTTTATGAAAAGTAGAGCATTAAGGATCATCTAGCTAATTTTTGCAATAGTCAAGTTTGGAAATAAAAAATACCTGACTGAAGTATTCAGGGGCTGATGGACACCAGTGGCAAATGATACCAGGATGGAAGGAAACAGTAGTTATGATGGAGGGTACGTGGGGGTTAATAGCTATATCCTGCTTGAAATATTTGAGTAAATGTGAACATTCTGGGTCCATGACCCAGTGGCTCAGGAATGGCATGAAATCAagtatagattttgagatgtggaaggagaGCTTTGGTTTCCTAAAAATTGGACTATCCAATACTGAAGTCAGACATGGGTCTTTGAAAGTTGAGAGGCAGTGGAGTGATTGGAAGATCGTGGAGATGTAGTGTTACAAACCATGGCAGTATATGTGAATCCATTTTGTGGTTAATGATGTTGAGGACAGCATCTTTAAGGCCGCAGCAGTGGTAGATGGAGGAGGAGATCAGTGCCGATGAGCGGGCTGTGGGCTCGCTTCCTGCATCCTCAGATACATCCCAGGGGTTCCAAAGTCAACCACGGTAGGCGACCCAGCACATGGAAGTGGAAGCGTGGCTGCGGGAGGTGAGAGGATGGCGCGTTTGTGGGTCGAGGTGTCGGCGGAGTAGGCCACTGTAACAAGTGTGCAGATCACTTGTGGCCTGCAGCAGCACGCACCCACATCAGAACCAGGCTGACCCATACTTCACTACAGTGCCACCTCCAAGACAACGGGCCTCAAGGTCTAAGATAATACTCTATATTTTTGAGACGTTGAAAGGTACAAATGGAGCCAGAACTGGTGACTCTTGCCTACTCAGACAAAATCTACAATTTTTACACTACAATTGTTGCGATCGTGTACTTATGTGTGACTGGGATTATGTataatctgaatttcactgtatctagatacgtgacaataaagtactattgacTTTTGATTGACTATTGACATGTAGGGCTTATTGGGGACAGTCATCACGGCCATGTCTTACAGTGCATAacataataaaaaaaaacaaattcaatAAACAAAAAGCTCAGTATTAGTGCAAAACAtaacaaaagcccaaagtccctagtgtGACTAATTAGGAATAGTAGAAGCAATAGAATATTCCCCAAAATCACTAATTGAAGCAAAAGTTGCTGAAATAGAAGACttcatcttgcgtatggcgtgcacagcctaaagttgtaggtcaacttgttctatttgatctatttgtttgtgcacatcgggttgattgcattagtcgaaacagggtggatcacgttaaggttgcaatctcccaccccatagaaGACTTATTGGTGGCAAACCAATATATAACTAAATATCCTAAGTAATGGATAATCCTTGTGTGGGATAAAAAGCGATGGTAATGGTGACAACTGATCTTTCACCTACCTGGATACCGTATGAAAGGCGCATGTGTGTTCTCAATGCCACCATGCCTCCAGGCAGCACGGCCACACAGCAGTTCTCTCCATAATTGTTGGCCAAGTAACATCCCATAAACATTGGGCAGAAAAAACCCAACATGCCTATGAAATAAACATTACTTTTAGTGTACTTTATTGCATCCCAACACATCAGCTGTCGTGGTGTAATGTGTTGTTGGTATTTGCTAATCCAGATGAGCCCTAGATCAGATCCCATTTGAGAGCTTGAGGATTTGAAATCAGCTGGAGAAGTGGAAATGCAACGAAAAATGACCACAAAGCTGTCAGAACCTATTCACTCACAACGTTAGGCAAAGGTACTTTAGGAAAGTACAGCACTTGTGATCTCATACTCTCTCTGTGATCCCAGACTCAGCCAGTGTGGGGACATGGGGCCAAACCTGAACTTTTGTTTGGAAGTGATCCAgactttagtctgaagaatggtcccatacaaagacgtgcaggtttggaggttaattgacttgctAAATGTAAACGTTGTCCcgagtggatgtaggatagtgttattatgCGTGGATTACAGGTTggtacagacccggtgggctgaagggcctgtttctgcactgtatctctaaactaaaccaaacccaaAACATCTAATGTGcttttccctccactgatgctgcctggcccactcagCTCCTCTAACAGTTTCTTCCACAAGTCTTCTCTTATTTGAgtctgcaggtcagacagcatcagcaCAGAgcaagggtttcaacctgaaacttgtccatttctctccacagaggttgcatgtcccactgagttcctccaatactttttcaaaaactaTTTAGCAAACTACTCAATTGTATCAGAATCAATTGACCATTGTGACAGTGCCCCTCTTGGATGCCGCACTGATCCCTATTACATGCTGACTGGCCAGGAGAGGCCAGTCCCCAGTATCGATGGTAATAGCCGAGTCCAATTAGATGACATCAGATGAGGGCCCATCTGACCCTCGTAATATCacgtgagttcaccctactgcgaATGTCGGTGTGGTCACTACTGAACCTGGACTCATCCCTGGTGATTCAAATGAAGACCTAACTGGAGAAGTTGATGGTGCAAGATGGAGCATTCTTATTAGCATGGTGGGAACAAGGGATGTCCAGCTGCATGTGGCTTTTCCTCTGATTCTTAGTCCATGCTATGTACTGGTCCAGAAGTGCAGGGTTTTAACTAAACTATTTATGCTTTCACATCTAAGATATAAAGAGGAAGTCCTTATTAAGTTCTTTCAAAATGCCTCTTTGAAAAAGATTTTCTATTGCCACAGTTTAATTAGCCACACCTTGAAAGAGAAGGTGGCAATGATGACCAACTTGTATCTTTATCTTGTTCAACCAGGCTAGAGAAAATAGTGGAAAAACTCATATTTGCTTGCACCTGTGCAACATTTGGCATTCAGTCTTAAGAACCTGCCGTATTGTGTCCTTTTCGGAGGTTGGAAGGGTTTGTTGTAAATGTAAACTTGTTTAGTCTGAGGCATGTGGGGCATTGTATCAGGTTAAAGTCCAGGCCATTATTTTCTCATGGGGCTTGATGCTTCTGGCTTTCTATAACTTAATTTGGGTCCCTTTATGAACTGTTTGGGGTTACACCATGGAGCCTCTAAAGAGTGTCCTTTGAAACTGAAAGTTCAATACCTATATCTGTTACTTCTCGGAATAGTGATTTATAAATACATCAATTTAGCttgcatgggcggaaatcgcttttaaaacatgggggggggggggtggacacaATAAGGACTAACATCTAGGACAGAGGTCGGCAACTTACGGCCCATGGGCCAGATCCGGTCCGCAGgcgtttttttttccaattagttttcgcgacctgggaactgcagccagtccggggcacacagacctggggcaagtgagccgacctgggaactgcagcttgtcccgggctgctagattctaggagctggtggcctccaactggaatcgacctgagggctcctggctgacttcggaggctgtggtggccgtTTTGCTGCTCCATGTTTCACAaaataggggggaggggggaggggggggggggggggggtgtccaccacctctcaaaacatgtccGCCCAatcgcaaataaataaatgattgatgAACTTACAGATGGTCATATCGTCACAAACACTGCACTGTCCGCTGCTCCATTGGCCATTCCTGTTCCCCACAGCTACGGGCTGATGAACAACCACTGTCGTTGTCGTGCTTGCCATTAATAGGACTGATTGATGCCTTTCAGAAGAAGAGACAGAAAGACTGGACCTTATGAGTGATTGCATAAGTTACAAAACTACAACCAAATCTCATTAAGACAACCAAAATTTGCTACTGAATAGAATATCACAGAATTGACTTTTTGTGTGTTATTATCTTGGCTAGGTCTAAGCCTCAAAAGAATTATAAACGCCGACTAAACCTGTGTGAGGATTATTTCATACTGTAAAAATCAATGTAACTTCCTTGGGCTTGGCAAAAATGTTCATTCTGATCTCTTGGTTCTGCTAGGTCTCTTGACTCTGTTTTTTACACTTCACTGTTTGGCAAAGATCCAAGCAAACCCATTATGGTGCACAAGCTCAAGTAGCTCATCAACCACGGCAGCTCGGGCTCACGTTGAAGTGCGGGGTGTTAGCAGAGGTTTTCGGCTCAAtcagtggggaggagaggggggaggagaggggggaggagggcgcCTGCTTTTATCTCTTCCAGAGGCAGAAAGGGACAATGTTGCTTTCGAACTGGGAATATTTATGGCGAGAGTGGGCTGGTGAGAATGATTGCAAACTTACAGCCTCGACTCAAATGGAATCTTGCCTGAACCGCAGTAACAGTTGGGTAGGTATTGTTTCGTCTTTGGTAACCACATCTGGCTTCTTCGGTCTTTATTCCGATCATAAATCGCATGACTATTTTTTCGTCAGCAATGCTGCCCTTCTCATGTCAACATTTTTACAAGGCTTAAAAATTGAGTGGATTTCACTCAGACCAAAAAGGCTAAAGTCAATTCCGTCTTTTTTCCAGCCGGATTCATTTGCATCCTTTAACCAAAGCAAGTGACCTCGCAGCAGATTTCCCCACAAACCTACTGACCACCAAATATTGTCCTGCATTCAGCAACGGCACTTTTAAATGGCGATGAGGCATTGGGTAGATCTACATGTATAAGAAATAAAATATTTGATCTTTCTCCGACGTTTTATTGATTTTTGGGTTGAGTTTCCAAGAGTCCCATTTTCTAACAATATCCCTCAATTCACTTGGTATCCAAAAGTCTATTGCTCTCATTCTTGAATATGTCCGCTAACTAAACAAACGGAGCTCCAACGATACATTACTTTCcacaggaggtacacaaaaatgctggagaaactcagcgggtgcagcagcatctatggagcgaaggaaccttcgctccatagatgctgctgcacccgctgagt
Proteins encoded:
- the LOC116988585 gene encoding cornifelin homolog, translated to MASTTTTVVVHQPVAVGNRNGQWSSGQCSVCDDMTICMLGFFCPMFMGCYLANNYGENCCVAVLPGGMVALRTHMRLSYGIQGSICEDSMIISCCSVCEYCRMAREMRIHQR